The Psychrobacter sp. 28M-43 genome segment ATGACTTATACAGGCAACGATCCTAGCTGGTCGCACATCAGTAGTGATATGACCACGATTAATAATATGGGCGGCGAGGCAGGCGCATGGTTATCCGATTTGCTTTATAGCTTTTTTGGGTTTGGTGCTTGGTGGTTTTTGGCATTTGTGGTTTATGAATCTATCTTGATTTGGTGGGAAAACAAGCCAACGTTTTGGCTCATGCGATTGGTCGCTTATGTGTTTTTGCTATTAAGTGCTAGCGCATTATTTGCACAATTGGTCTCTTTAGTTCAGCAAGTCACGAACCCTGACGCAATCGGCCTCGAAGGTGTCGCTGGTGGTATCATCGGGCTAGAGTTACAGGCGCGTTTGGCACAGCTGCTATCGCAGTGGGGGAGTGTGGTTTTCTTGGCAGTATTCGTTGTGATTACTGCTACGTTTGCCTTTAATATCCATTGGATGACGATATATCAAAAGGTTCGTGCACTATCATGGCTTGGCTCAGGTGTAAAAAGTCAGGATACTATCGACGCTACTGAACCGAGTATTGCATTACAAGGTGATAGCCAAAACTTAGATGAGTCGGTAGATAAAAAAGTAGAGCATGAGCAGCTGCCACTTGAGTTACAGTCTGCTGAAAATACTAGCGGTACTCAAGACGTCAGCAGTAGCGGACGTTTCGGTAGTGTATTGTCAGACTTTTTGGCAACATCAGGATTGGCAGATAGTGTCAAAGCCTCCGTTATCGCAGCAAAAGCAGCGGCGACACCTAATAGCTCAAAAGGTGAGCAGGTAGATACCGATACAGGCTCGCTTAATAACTCTACTGATAATACGGTTAATAGTACAGTCCAGCCATTAGTTTCAAACTTGACCGCACCTGTTGCTCGCAAAGTTGAGCCAAGCTTTGCATGGAATGATGCCAATACGGTCGATGACTTACTAGCAAGTGAGCAGATGGCTTACAGTGCCAATAGCACGGACAGTTCGGCTATGCCTGTACCTAACTATTCCCAAACGGGTACTAGTGCCACAGCATCGTTAGAGAAATCAGTGCCTACTACTGTGACGACTACAACGATGGAAGCGGTTGCTCAACCAGATATACATGATAAAGAATCATTAGCTCAGTCATCAATTTTTGAGTCAGTGCATAGCGATTTAGCCAGTCAGCCACTCATTGAACCTGCTGAGCCTAAAATCTCTGCGACAAATGAGACTGCAGAAGTAGATAAGTTGGCAGAAGCATGGTTGGCAGAGCATGCTGATATATCAGAACCTACAGAGTCTATCGTAGGAACGTCTGAAGACTCTACGCCTATTCAGGAAACTGTAGCAGCTGAGCTGGTAGTGCAAGAGAAGACTCCAGAACCTATCGTAGAAGAGCCTATTAGTTTTGTACAGGATTCAGCCAATCAACTGTCTGATACGCCTGTAGAGTTGCCACATACTGAAAAGACAGCAGTAGTCTCTGAGCCTGAAGTTGCTCCGGTAACAGTAGAGACTGAGCCTGCATTGTCAGATTTGTCAGATTTGTCAGACGTTTCAGACATGACACCAACCAATACGCCTCCTGCCAATCCAAAAGCAGCACCTACTGTGGAGGCGGCCAGTCCTGTTGCTAGCATGCAACCTATAACGCCTGCCAAACCATCCGTCAGTTTTGCTGTTCCAGAAGGAGATAGCAGCAACCATATCACTGATATGATGCCAGACGATGACAGTCTTTCTGACGATATGACTGTGCCAGTTATGCCGCATATCAGTGATGATGCAGCCTTTAGCCAAAAGTCACGCTCGATGCAAACCGCCGCTTATCGCAGCAGTCTAACGCCTATTCCAGAGGTGTCGATATTAGACAAGCCTGATCCTGACCGCAAGCCCAGTTATACGATTGCTGAGCTTGAGCAATTGTCTGAGTTATTGGAAATTAAACTACAAGAATTCAATGTCAAAGCCTCGGTGGTCAATGCGATTCCAGGGCCTGTGGTCACTCGTTTTGAAGTGGAGCTGGCGGCTGGTGTCAAAGCCAGTAAGGTGACAGGGATTTCGCGTGACTTGGCGCGCTCACTCTCCATGGCGTCTTTGCGTGTGGTCGAAGTGATTCCGGGTAAACCGTACATCGGTATCGAAGTGCCGAACAAGAAACGTGAAATGGTACGTTTGATTGAATTGCTCAATACTGAAACGTTCAAAGACCCGAAAGCGCAGATTAGCATGGCGATGGGTAAAGACATCGGTGGTAATCCAATCATTACTGACCTTGCACGTGCGCCGCATATGCTGGTTGCTGGTACCACGGGCTCTGGTAAGTCAGTATTGGTCAACTCGATGCTACTATCGATGCTACTCAAATATACGCCCAATGAGCTTCGTCTTATTTTGATTGATCCAAAGCAGTTAGAGCTTGCCAACTATAACGATATTCCGCATTTACTAACGCCAGTAGTCACCGATATGACGGAAGCGGCCAGTGCCTTGTCATGGTGTGTGGCGGAGATGGAACGTCGCTATCAGCTAATGAGCTTGCTAAAGGTTCGTAAGCTCAATGAGTTCAACAAGAAGGTCATCGCGGCGGAAAAATCAGGTAATCCCATGCTCGATCCTCTATGGCGTCCAAATGACAGCGTAAGTATTAGCCAAGCACCCAAGCTAAAAACCTTACCAATGATTGTCATTGTCGCGGATGAGTTTGCTGATATGATTATGCAGGTTGGTAAACAGGCCGAAGAGCTCATCACACGTTTGGCGCAAAAATCGCGTGCTGCTGGTATTCATTTAATGCTAGCGACTCAGCGTCCATCAGTAGATGTTATTACAGGCCTGATTAAAGCCAACATTCCAGTGCGTGCAGCACTACGAGTCAACTCAAAAGTCGATTCACGTACGATTCTAGATAGTGGCGGTGCTGAGGACATGCTGGGTAACGGCGATATGTTGTTCTTAGGGCCAGGGCAGATTGAGCCGGATCGTGTACATGGTGCCTACGTCAGTGACGAAGAAGTCAATCGTGTCTGTGATGCGTGGCGTGAGCGCGGCGCGCCTGATTATATTGATAATATGGCAGGCAACTTTGAATTGTCTAGCCCAGGCGGTGGTAGTACAGCCAATGCCTCTGGTGAAGATGATGATTTATATGATGATGCCGTGGCCTTTATCATGGAAACACGTAAGGTGTCTGCCTCAAGCATTCAGCGTAAATTTAGTATCGGCTATAACCGTGCCGCTCGTATTGTCGACTCTATGGAAGAAGCTGGATTGGTCAGCTCGATGGGCAAAAGTGGCAAGCGTGAACTATTGATGTAGGATTAATTGTTAAGTTGATAACGAAAAAGCGAGTCATGAAATTGGCTCGTTTTTTTATGGAAGAAACTTAATAATGCTTTTATAAATTGTGGGTTTAGAAGTAAGCTCTTATTGTTCAATATGCTCTAGGGCGCGAAGTGTAGATTCGTATACTAGCTTACTAACTAGCGAAATCGACCAGATGACTAACGAGTCCGTTTATCAAATATCAGGCACGGTTTTTTATACTAAACTGACAGGAGTTTATGAAAAAATAGTCATTAGTTTTAGAAAGTATGCGTGCTACATAGTCTTAATAAAATTACTCTCCAAGGAAGGTTAGTTATGTTTAAAGAATATACTCAGTATGATGGGCTCGGCTTAGCAGCATTAGTCAATTCAGGTGAGGTCAGCGCAAAGGAATTACTAGACGCTGCTGTCCATCAAGCCAATCAAATCAACCCTAAGCTAAATGCCATTGTACATCGATTTGATGAGCGTGCTTACAATGCTGCGCAGGCAGGTTTACCTTCAGGTGTATTTACTGGCGTGCCGTATCTGCTAAAAGATTTATCATTTAGCTTCGCCGACGAACCCATTACGATGGGCAGTCGCAGCGTCAATATCATTTCGGAAAAAGACAGCGAAATCGTCAAACGGATGAAAGCGACAGGCGTTAATACCTTCGGCAAGACTAATACGCCTGAGTTTGGTCTGATTATCACCACTGAGCCAAAAGCGCATGGTGCTACTCACAATCCTTTTAAAAAAGGCTACAGTTCTGGCGGCTCGTCAGGTGGTAGTGCAGCAGCAGTTGCGAGCGGTATTGTACCGATGGCAGGCGGCGGTGATGGTGGCGGCTCGATACGTTTTCCATCTGCTTGGTGCGGTACGTTTGGGTTAAAGCCAAGCCGTGGACGTAATCCAATGGGCCCTAATCTTGGTGAAGGCTGGGAGGGCGCAGTCGCTGACCATGTGATTACGCGTTCAGTACGCGATAGTGCAGCGATGCTAGATGCTATTAGTGGAGCAGAGATTGGAGCGCCTTATGTTATAGCTCCACCAGACGGTACTTTTTTGCAAGCGGCAATGCGTGCACCGCGAAAGCTAAAAATCGCTTTGCATCAGCAGCCTTTGATAGCCAATACGACAGTGGACAAAGAAGTGCTGGCGGTACTTGAGCAAACAGCTAAGCAATTAGAGTCTATGGGTCATGAAGTAGTACTAGCCGAGCCAAAAATCAATATCGAGCAGTTTTGGCATGACTTTATCGTTGTAGTCTGCGCGCATACAGCATTTACGATTGATAATATCGAGCGTGAGTTTGGTGCTGATCACGTCAAAAACTTAGAACCGCAAACTTATAATATGGCACTGCTTGGGCGCTCATTGTCAGCGGTTGATTTAGCACACGCCAAACATGGCTGGCATCATAGCCAGTATCAGACGGGTCTATTGCTAGAAGACTACGATATGATTTTGTGCCCGACTGTACCTACGCCTGCGGTAAAGCATGGTGTACTACCGCCCAGTCGTATGGATGAGATGATGATGCGTAGCACCGAGGTGCTTAACAAGGGCTTTAATATGGGTAGATATGCCTTTAGCTCAGGCATGATAGAAAAGCTCAGCGCACCTGTATTAGGTAAGATGGGTTTTACGTTATTGGGTAATGTTACGGGGTTACCCGCGATGTCAGTACCCGTTGGTATGAGCAAAAAGGGTCTGCCAATTGGTATGCAGTTAATCGGGCGTATGAATGATGAAGCGACATTATTCAGTGTGGCGGGCGAGATGGAGCGTGCAGGTTTATTTACCAAACACGCTTTTGAGAAGTAGGGTTAAGCTATAGTTTGGATTAATAACACTCAATCAAAGCGATAAATATCCATACCCAAACTATGATGAGCCATACTTTGATGAACGACAGAGATGCGTTGACCAGTACCTAATGCAAAAAACAGCGGTAGCAAGTGCTCATCACTTGGATGAATGTCCTTATAATTTGGGTACTGCTGCCAGTCGAGCGCCGTGGGGATATCTATTTTGAGTTGCTGCAACAACCATTGTTTAAACGCTTTGGCTGCTTGATCGATGCTGTCGGCTTCCCAGCGCAATGCTTGCAAATTATGCGTAATGTTACCTGAGCCAATGACGAGAATTTGCTCATCACGTAGATGTGCTAACTGTGCCCCTAACTGATAGCAGGCAATACTGTCATAATGCTGTGGTAGTGATATCTGTATGATAGGCACATCGGCTTCTGGATACAGATGTCTAAGCGGCGCCCACACACCATGATCACAGGCACGTACTGGGTTGACACTACAAGTAATGCCACGTGCGGTCAGCTGCTGAGCAAGTGTCTCAGCCAGTGCAGGCTGGCCTGTAGCAGGATACTGAATGTCATAAAGTTCAGGCGAAAATCCTGAAAAGTCATGCCACGTCTTTGGCTGTGGATTGCTGCTAATCTCTAGCTTTGCTGACTGCCAATGCGCTGACATAATGACAATGGCACGTGGCTTAGGTAAGTTTTGACCGATACGTGCCAGTGCACTGGTCGTCGCAGACTGCTCAATTGCAAGCGTAGGTGCGCCATGCGAGATAAAGAGCGCTGGTAGCTTAGATGTATTCGTCGCTACATCAGATGTATTTCCCCATGCGGCAGCCGCTGTGATAGGCGTCTGCACACTATGATGGTCATCACGTTGATGAGAGGGCTTAGAGGCGTTGGGTGTCGCACGTTTTGGATATTTCATGTTGCATTTATTAGGGCGTGCGCCAGTTTTTCAATCTACTTTAGGGTCAATGTTTTAAATCGAAAAAATAGCTCAGTATTTTATTTAATTACCACGGTGATAAGGGTGGTTGTTGTTGATACTCATCGCGCGATACAATTGTTCCATAAGTACGACGCGCACTAGCGGATGCGGCAATGTCAGTGCTGATAGTGATAATTTTGCATCGGCCTTTGCCAATACTTCTGGCGAGACACCATCTGCACCGCCAATGACCAAGGCAATATCATCGCCTTGCAGCATGCCATCAGCGAGCTTATCAGCCAATCCTTCTGTCGAAATCATCTTGCCTTTGACATCTAATACCCATAATTGCTCGCGGCTCGATGCATTATGAGCAGCTAATATAGCCTGACCTTCCTGCTCACGGTACTGCGCCAAATTGGCATCTGAAGGGTTTTTCGCCCGCTTGGCTGCCGCAATTTCGACAATTTCTGTGCTTAGCATTGGTTGAATGCGTTTGTAATATTCGTCAAAACCCGTCTGTACCCAGCTAGGCATTTTATTGCCAACGGTCAAAATCCTTACTTTCATAATGCTTACCATCTCGATAATTGAATTCAAGCTTACTAGAGCGTGTT includes the following:
- a CDS encoding DODA-type extradiol aromatic ring-opening family dioxygenase, with translation MKYPKRATPNASKPSHQRDDHHSVQTPITAAAAWGNTSDVATNTSKLPALFISHGAPTLAIEQSATTSALARIGQNLPKPRAIVIMSAHWQSAKLEISSNPQPKTWHDFSGFSPELYDIQYPATGQPALAETLAQQLTARGITCSVNPVRACDHGVWAPLRHLYPEADVPIIQISLPQHYDSIACYQLGAQLAHLRDEQILVIGSGNITHNLQALRWEADSIDQAAKAFKQWLLQQLKIDIPTALDWQQYPNYKDIHPSDEHLLPLFFALGTGQRISVVHQSMAHHSLGMDIYRFD
- the rlmH gene encoding 23S rRNA (pseudouridine(1915)-N(3))-methyltransferase RlmH, translating into MKVRILTVGNKMPSWVQTGFDEYYKRIQPMLSTEIVEIAAAKRAKNPSDANLAQYREQEGQAILAAHNASSREQLWVLDVKGKMISTEGLADKLADGMLQGDDIALVIGGADGVSPEVLAKADAKLSLSALTLPHPLVRVVLMEQLYRAMSINNNHPYHRGN
- a CDS encoding amidase; the encoded protein is MFKEYTQYDGLGLAALVNSGEVSAKELLDAAVHQANQINPKLNAIVHRFDERAYNAAQAGLPSGVFTGVPYLLKDLSFSFADEPITMGSRSVNIISEKDSEIVKRMKATGVNTFGKTNTPEFGLIITTEPKAHGATHNPFKKGYSSGGSSGGSAAAVASGIVPMAGGGDGGGSIRFPSAWCGTFGLKPSRGRNPMGPNLGEGWEGAVADHVITRSVRDSAAMLDAISGAEIGAPYVIAPPDGTFLQAAMRAPRKLKIALHQQPLIANTTVDKEVLAVLEQTAKQLESMGHEVVLAEPKINIEQFWHDFIVVVCAHTAFTIDNIEREFGADHVKNLEPQTYNMALLGRSLSAVDLAHAKHGWHHSQYQTGLLLEDYDMILCPTVPTPAVKHGVLPPSRMDEMMMRSTEVLNKGFNMGRYAFSSGMIEKLSAPVLGKMGFTLLGNVTGLPAMSVPVGMSKKGLPIGMQLIGRMNDEATLFSVAGEMERAGLFTKHAFEK
- a CDS encoding DNA translocase FtsK — translated: MISAPLIEYLKKGMFTLLGLILAVYLFVILMTYTGNDPSWSHISSDMTTINNMGGEAGAWLSDLLYSFFGFGAWWFLAFVVYESILIWWENKPTFWLMRLVAYVFLLLSASALFAQLVSLVQQVTNPDAIGLEGVAGGIIGLELQARLAQLLSQWGSVVFLAVFVVITATFAFNIHWMTIYQKVRALSWLGSGVKSQDTIDATEPSIALQGDSQNLDESVDKKVEHEQLPLELQSAENTSGTQDVSSSGRFGSVLSDFLATSGLADSVKASVIAAKAAATPNSSKGEQVDTDTGSLNNSTDNTVNSTVQPLVSNLTAPVARKVEPSFAWNDANTVDDLLASEQMAYSANSTDSSAMPVPNYSQTGTSATASLEKSVPTTVTTTTMEAVAQPDIHDKESLAQSSIFESVHSDLASQPLIEPAEPKISATNETAEVDKLAEAWLAEHADISEPTESIVGTSEDSTPIQETVAAELVVQEKTPEPIVEEPISFVQDSANQLSDTPVELPHTEKTAVVSEPEVAPVTVETEPALSDLSDLSDVSDMTPTNTPPANPKAAPTVEAASPVASMQPITPAKPSVSFAVPEGDSSNHITDMMPDDDSLSDDMTVPVMPHISDDAAFSQKSRSMQTAAYRSSLTPIPEVSILDKPDPDRKPSYTIAELEQLSELLEIKLQEFNVKASVVNAIPGPVVTRFEVELAAGVKASKVTGISRDLARSLSMASLRVVEVIPGKPYIGIEVPNKKREMVRLIELLNTETFKDPKAQISMAMGKDIGGNPIITDLARAPHMLVAGTTGSGKSVLVNSMLLSMLLKYTPNELRLILIDPKQLELANYNDIPHLLTPVVTDMTEAASALSWCVAEMERRYQLMSLLKVRKLNEFNKKVIAAEKSGNPMLDPLWRPNDSVSISQAPKLKTLPMIVIVADEFADMIMQVGKQAEELITRLAQKSRAAGIHLMLATQRPSVDVITGLIKANIPVRAALRVNSKVDSRTILDSGGAEDMLGNGDMLFLGPGQIEPDRVHGAYVSDEEVNRVCDAWRERGAPDYIDNMAGNFELSSPGGGSTANASGEDDDLYDDAVAFIMETRKVSASSIQRKFSIGYNRAARIVDSMEEAGLVSSMGKSGKRELLM